The Antennarius striatus isolate MH-2024 chromosome 11, ASM4005453v1, whole genome shotgun sequence genome window below encodes:
- the nfkb2 gene encoding nuclear factor NF-kappa-B p100 subunit isoform X2, with protein MSLPGSDCEQTRGGGLLSLSLSSVRMNEAQFLNDLQVNLMQYDYIPPVDIKSEPYIPETAHGPYIQIIEEPKQRGFRFRYECEGPSHGGLPGASSEKNRRTYPTVKIGNYVGHARVEVQLVTHTDPPRVHAHSLVGRHCTENGTCTLDVGPSDLTASFSNLGILHVTKKGVVEVLSRRLREEKRRQKGSHCLLTDSEENSALKEAKELGKVMDLNIVRLKFTAFLQDSNGSFTRALKPVVSNPIYDSKSPNASNLKISRLDKTCGSVLGGDEIFLLCDKVQKDDIEIRFYEEEEEGGWEAFGDFSPTDVHKQYAIVFKTPPYHSAEIEQPVTVFLQLKRKKAGDSSTPKQFTYIPQVEDKEEVMRKKQKPLPHYEPWRGGRGGGGGAFGGGGGGGAGGGEGFQFNQLMNRAGGVFFSGGFTGFSGGGGAQMSGSAPQQTDGQTAGLTGGSALQQQLFHIAAAALRSRSSHSARQTAAALLQYCSTGDARVLLAVQRHLCGVQDGNGDTPLHLAIIHQQTGVIHQLIHTLLSSQQQNILNTANNLQQTPLHLAVITRQVKVVEVLLRAGADPSRLDKDGRSALHLAALVGDSATLRPLLAHLGERHAHLVNTPDFHGLHPLHLAVRRDGERCLRLLVEGGAKINAPEQKSGNTALHLAVRGNLFKVACTLITELKADVNAATFGGNTPLHLAASLGSPTLCSMLVAAGADKNLENDEPLFFSSSSSDEEQEQPIRTEVREPASPPINPRKRPAGGHTPLDLAKCQKVRNLLTSRSSRHGNKKKKPSSGKDVDASALDEDTLSRLVELLSVEDVPWRKLADKLGMTTLTHLYLDSPTPCQQLLEHYKLGGGPVQGLADALQSLGLTDGVRLLRNTEPRDDKHSTDATVDSGFGSQPMEEEPPLANH; from the exons ATGTCCCTTCCAGGAAGTGACTGCGAAcagacgagggggggggggctgctcagTCTGAGTCTCTCGTCTGTCAG GATGAACGAAGCTCAGTTCCTGAACGAT CTGCAGGTGAATTTGATGCAATATGACTACATTCCTCCGGTGGACATCAAGTCTGAACCCTACATACctgagacag CTCACGGTCCTTACATCCAGATCATCGAGGAACCCAAACAG AGGGGGTTCCGTTTCCGTTATGAGTGTGAGGGGCCGTCCCACGGGGGGCTCCCAGGGGCCTCCAGCGAGAAGAACCGGAGGACCTACCCGACGGTGAAG atcggTAACTACGTGGGCCACGCCCGGGTGGAGGTCCAGCTGGTGACCCACACCGACCCCCCCCGGGTCCACGCCCACAGCCTGGTGGGACGCCACTGCACGGAGAACGGCACCTGTACGCTGGACGTGGGCCCCAGCGACCTCACTGCCTC cTTCAGTAACCTGGGGATCCTCCATGTGACCAAAAAAGGCGTGGTGGAGGTTCTGAGCAGGAGGTTgagggaagagaagaggagacagaaagGAAGTCACTGCCTCTTGACGG ATTCCGAGGAGAACTCGGCCCTGAAGGAGGCCAAGGAGCTGGGGAAGGTGATGGACCTGAACATCGTCCGGCTGAAGTTCACCGCCTTCCTGCAGGACAGCAACGGCAGCTTCACGCGAGCGCTGAAGCCCGTGGTGTCCAATCCCATCTACGACAGCA AATCGCCCAACGCATCCAACCTGAAGATCTCCCGCCTGGACAAGACGTGTGGCTCGGTGCTCGGAGGAGACGAGATCTTCCTCCTCTGCGACAAAGTCCAGAAAG ACGACATCGAGATCCGATTTtacgaagaggaagaggagggagggtgggAGGCGTTCGGCGACTTCTCGCCCACCGACGTTCACAAACAG tACGCCATTGTGTTCAAGACGCCGCCCTATCACAGCGCAGAGATCGAGCAGCCCGTCACCGTCTTCCTGCagctgaagaggaagaaggcaGGCGACAGCAGCACCCCCAAACAGTTCACCTACATCCCGCAGGTCGAAG ACAaagaggaggtgatgaggaagaagcagaagcCGCTGCCTCACTACGAAccctggagaggaggaagaggaggaggaggaggagcgtttggaggaggaggaggaggaggagctggtggaggagaag GATTCCAGTTCAACCAGCTGATGAACAGAGCGGGGGGCGTGTTCTTCTCAGGAGGCTTCACAGGCTTcagtggagggggaggagcccagatgtcaggctccgcccctcagcagacagacggGCAGACGGCGGGTCTGACCGGCGGGTcggcgctgcagcagcagctgttccACATCG CCGCCGCCGCCCTCCGCAGTCGCTCCTCCCACAGCGCCCGACAGACGGCCGCCGCCCTCCTGCAGTACTGCAGCACCGGCGATGCCCGGGTCCTTCTGGCGGTCCAGAGACACCTGTGTGGCGTCCAGGATGGAAACGGAGACAC TCCTTTGCACCTGGCCATCATCCATCAGCAGACAGGTGTCATCCACCAACTGATCCACACCTTACTGAGCAGCCAGCAGCAAAACATCCTCAACACCGCTAACAACCTCCAACAG ACTCCGCTCCACCTGGCAGTGATCACCCGACAGGTGAAGGTGGTGGAGGTGCTGCTGAGGGCGGGGGCGGACCCCAGTCGGCTGGACAAAGATGGCCGCAGCGCCCTCCACCTGGCGGCGCTGGTGGGCGACAGCGCCACGCTCCGCCCCCTCCTGGCTCACCTGGGAGAACGACACGCCCACCTGGTCAACACCCCGGATTTCCACG GCCTCCATCCGTTACACCTGGCTGTGAGGAGGGACGGCGAGCGCTGTCTCCGCCTCCTGGTGGAGGGCGGAGCCAAAATCAACGCACCTGAGCAGAAGAGCGGAAACACCGCCCTGCACCTGGCGGTCAGAGGAAACCTCTTCAAGGTGGCGTGCACGCTCATCACGGAG CTGAAGGCGGACGTGAACGCCGCCACGTTCGGAGGGAACACGCCTCTTCACCTGGCGGCCAGTCTGGGGTCACCGACTCTCTGCTCCATGCTAGTCGCCGCCG GGGCCGATAAAAACCTGGAGAACGACGAGCCGCTGTTCtttagctcctcctcctctgatgaAGAGcaagagcagccaatcagaacggaGGTCAGAGAGCCCGCCTCTCCACCAATCAACCCACGGAAGAGACCTGCGGGAGGCCACACCCCCCTGGACCTCGCTAAATGCCAGAAG GTGAGGAACCTCTTGACGTCCAGGTCGAGTCGTCATggcaacaagaagaagaagccgaGCAGCGGCAAAG atgttgacGCGTCGGCGCTGGACGAGGACACGCTGTCCCGCCTGGTGGAGCTGCTGAGCGTGGAGGACGTCCCCTGGAGGAAGCTAGCCGACAAGCTAGGCATGACGACGCTAACTCACCTGTACCTGGACAGCCCCACCCCCTgccagcagctgctggagcacTACAAG CTGGGTGGGGGTCCGGTCCAGGGTCTGGCCGACGCCCTCCAGTCTCTGGGTCTGACAGACGGAGTCCGACTCCTGAGAAACACGGAGCCCCGAGACGACAAACACAGCACAG ACGCCACCGTTGACAGCGGCTTCGGCAGCCAGCCAATGGAAGAGGAGCCACCTCTGGCCAATCACTGA
- the nfkb2 gene encoding nuclear factor NF-kappa-B p100 subunit isoform X1 yields the protein MSLPGSDCEQTRGGGLLSLSLSSVRMNEAQFLNDLQVNLMQYDYIPPVDIKSEPYIPETGERQTAHGPYIQIIEEPKQRGFRFRYECEGPSHGGLPGASSEKNRRTYPTVKIGNYVGHARVEVQLVTHTDPPRVHAHSLVGRHCTENGTCTLDVGPSDLTASFSNLGILHVTKKGVVEVLSRRLREEKRRQKGSHCLLTDSEENSALKEAKELGKVMDLNIVRLKFTAFLQDSNGSFTRALKPVVSNPIYDSKSPNASNLKISRLDKTCGSVLGGDEIFLLCDKVQKDDIEIRFYEEEEEGGWEAFGDFSPTDVHKQYAIVFKTPPYHSAEIEQPVTVFLQLKRKKAGDSSTPKQFTYIPQVEDKEEVMRKKQKPLPHYEPWRGGRGGGGGAFGGGGGGGAGGGEGFQFNQLMNRAGGVFFSGGFTGFSGGGGAQMSGSAPQQTDGQTAGLTGGSALQQQLFHIAAAALRSRSSHSARQTAAALLQYCSTGDARVLLAVQRHLCGVQDGNGDTPLHLAIIHQQTGVIHQLIHTLLSSQQQNILNTANNLQQTPLHLAVITRQVKVVEVLLRAGADPSRLDKDGRSALHLAALVGDSATLRPLLAHLGERHAHLVNTPDFHGLHPLHLAVRRDGERCLRLLVEGGAKINAPEQKSGNTALHLAVRGNLFKVACTLITELKADVNAATFGGNTPLHLAASLGSPTLCSMLVAAGADKNLENDEPLFFSSSSSDEEQEQPIRTEVREPASPPINPRKRPAGGHTPLDLAKCQKVRNLLTSRSSRHGNKKKKPSSGKDVDASALDEDTLSRLVELLSVEDVPWRKLADKLGMTTLTHLYLDSPTPCQQLLEHYKLGGGPVQGLADALQSLGLTDGVRLLRNTEPRDDKHSTDATVDSGFGSQPMEEEPPLANH from the exons ATGTCCCTTCCAGGAAGTGACTGCGAAcagacgagggggggggggctgctcagTCTGAGTCTCTCGTCTGTCAG GATGAACGAAGCTCAGTTCCTGAACGAT CTGCAGGTGAATTTGATGCAATATGACTACATTCCTCCGGTGGACATCAAGTCTGAACCCTACATACctgagacaggtgagagacagacag CTCACGGTCCTTACATCCAGATCATCGAGGAACCCAAACAG AGGGGGTTCCGTTTCCGTTATGAGTGTGAGGGGCCGTCCCACGGGGGGCTCCCAGGGGCCTCCAGCGAGAAGAACCGGAGGACCTACCCGACGGTGAAG atcggTAACTACGTGGGCCACGCCCGGGTGGAGGTCCAGCTGGTGACCCACACCGACCCCCCCCGGGTCCACGCCCACAGCCTGGTGGGACGCCACTGCACGGAGAACGGCACCTGTACGCTGGACGTGGGCCCCAGCGACCTCACTGCCTC cTTCAGTAACCTGGGGATCCTCCATGTGACCAAAAAAGGCGTGGTGGAGGTTCTGAGCAGGAGGTTgagggaagagaagaggagacagaaagGAAGTCACTGCCTCTTGACGG ATTCCGAGGAGAACTCGGCCCTGAAGGAGGCCAAGGAGCTGGGGAAGGTGATGGACCTGAACATCGTCCGGCTGAAGTTCACCGCCTTCCTGCAGGACAGCAACGGCAGCTTCACGCGAGCGCTGAAGCCCGTGGTGTCCAATCCCATCTACGACAGCA AATCGCCCAACGCATCCAACCTGAAGATCTCCCGCCTGGACAAGACGTGTGGCTCGGTGCTCGGAGGAGACGAGATCTTCCTCCTCTGCGACAAAGTCCAGAAAG ACGACATCGAGATCCGATTTtacgaagaggaagaggagggagggtgggAGGCGTTCGGCGACTTCTCGCCCACCGACGTTCACAAACAG tACGCCATTGTGTTCAAGACGCCGCCCTATCACAGCGCAGAGATCGAGCAGCCCGTCACCGTCTTCCTGCagctgaagaggaagaaggcaGGCGACAGCAGCACCCCCAAACAGTTCACCTACATCCCGCAGGTCGAAG ACAaagaggaggtgatgaggaagaagcagaagcCGCTGCCTCACTACGAAccctggagaggaggaagaggaggaggaggaggagcgtttggaggaggaggaggaggaggagctggtggaggagaag GATTCCAGTTCAACCAGCTGATGAACAGAGCGGGGGGCGTGTTCTTCTCAGGAGGCTTCACAGGCTTcagtggagggggaggagcccagatgtcaggctccgcccctcagcagacagacggGCAGACGGCGGGTCTGACCGGCGGGTcggcgctgcagcagcagctgttccACATCG CCGCCGCCGCCCTCCGCAGTCGCTCCTCCCACAGCGCCCGACAGACGGCCGCCGCCCTCCTGCAGTACTGCAGCACCGGCGATGCCCGGGTCCTTCTGGCGGTCCAGAGACACCTGTGTGGCGTCCAGGATGGAAACGGAGACAC TCCTTTGCACCTGGCCATCATCCATCAGCAGACAGGTGTCATCCACCAACTGATCCACACCTTACTGAGCAGCCAGCAGCAAAACATCCTCAACACCGCTAACAACCTCCAACAG ACTCCGCTCCACCTGGCAGTGATCACCCGACAGGTGAAGGTGGTGGAGGTGCTGCTGAGGGCGGGGGCGGACCCCAGTCGGCTGGACAAAGATGGCCGCAGCGCCCTCCACCTGGCGGCGCTGGTGGGCGACAGCGCCACGCTCCGCCCCCTCCTGGCTCACCTGGGAGAACGACACGCCCACCTGGTCAACACCCCGGATTTCCACG GCCTCCATCCGTTACACCTGGCTGTGAGGAGGGACGGCGAGCGCTGTCTCCGCCTCCTGGTGGAGGGCGGAGCCAAAATCAACGCACCTGAGCAGAAGAGCGGAAACACCGCCCTGCACCTGGCGGTCAGAGGAAACCTCTTCAAGGTGGCGTGCACGCTCATCACGGAG CTGAAGGCGGACGTGAACGCCGCCACGTTCGGAGGGAACACGCCTCTTCACCTGGCGGCCAGTCTGGGGTCACCGACTCTCTGCTCCATGCTAGTCGCCGCCG GGGCCGATAAAAACCTGGAGAACGACGAGCCGCTGTTCtttagctcctcctcctctgatgaAGAGcaagagcagccaatcagaacggaGGTCAGAGAGCCCGCCTCTCCACCAATCAACCCACGGAAGAGACCTGCGGGAGGCCACACCCCCCTGGACCTCGCTAAATGCCAGAAG GTGAGGAACCTCTTGACGTCCAGGTCGAGTCGTCATggcaacaagaagaagaagccgaGCAGCGGCAAAG atgttgacGCGTCGGCGCTGGACGAGGACACGCTGTCCCGCCTGGTGGAGCTGCTGAGCGTGGAGGACGTCCCCTGGAGGAAGCTAGCCGACAAGCTAGGCATGACGACGCTAACTCACCTGTACCTGGACAGCCCCACCCCCTgccagcagctgctggagcacTACAAG CTGGGTGGGGGTCCGGTCCAGGGTCTGGCCGACGCCCTCCAGTCTCTGGGTCTGACAGACGGAGTCCGACTCCTGAGAAACACGGAGCCCCGAGACGACAAACACAGCACAG ACGCCACCGTTGACAGCGGCTTCGGCAGCCAGCCAATGGAAGAGGAGCCACCTCTGGCCAATCACTGA
- the nfkb2 gene encoding nuclear factor NF-kappa-B p100 subunit isoform X3 has product MNEAQFLNDLQVNLMQYDYIPPVDIKSEPYIPETGERQTAHGPYIQIIEEPKQRGFRFRYECEGPSHGGLPGASSEKNRRTYPTVKIGNYVGHARVEVQLVTHTDPPRVHAHSLVGRHCTENGTCTLDVGPSDLTASFSNLGILHVTKKGVVEVLSRRLREEKRRQKGSHCLLTDSEENSALKEAKELGKVMDLNIVRLKFTAFLQDSNGSFTRALKPVVSNPIYDSKSPNASNLKISRLDKTCGSVLGGDEIFLLCDKVQKDDIEIRFYEEEEEGGWEAFGDFSPTDVHKQYAIVFKTPPYHSAEIEQPVTVFLQLKRKKAGDSSTPKQFTYIPQVEDKEEVMRKKQKPLPHYEPWRGGRGGGGGAFGGGGGGGAGGGEGFQFNQLMNRAGGVFFSGGFTGFSGGGGAQMSGSAPQQTDGQTAGLTGGSALQQQLFHIAAAALRSRSSHSARQTAAALLQYCSTGDARVLLAVQRHLCGVQDGNGDTPLHLAIIHQQTGVIHQLIHTLLSSQQQNILNTANNLQQTPLHLAVITRQVKVVEVLLRAGADPSRLDKDGRSALHLAALVGDSATLRPLLAHLGERHAHLVNTPDFHGLHPLHLAVRRDGERCLRLLVEGGAKINAPEQKSGNTALHLAVRGNLFKVACTLITELKADVNAATFGGNTPLHLAASLGSPTLCSMLVAAGADKNLENDEPLFFSSSSSDEEQEQPIRTEVREPASPPINPRKRPAGGHTPLDLAKCQKVRNLLTSRSSRHGNKKKKPSSGKDVDASALDEDTLSRLVELLSVEDVPWRKLADKLGMTTLTHLYLDSPTPCQQLLEHYKLGGGPVQGLADALQSLGLTDGVRLLRNTEPRDDKHSTDATVDSGFGSQPMEEEPPLANH; this is encoded by the exons ATGAACGAAGCTCAGTTCCTGAACGAT CTGCAGGTGAATTTGATGCAATATGACTACATTCCTCCGGTGGACATCAAGTCTGAACCCTACATACctgagacaggtgagagacagacag CTCACGGTCCTTACATCCAGATCATCGAGGAACCCAAACAG AGGGGGTTCCGTTTCCGTTATGAGTGTGAGGGGCCGTCCCACGGGGGGCTCCCAGGGGCCTCCAGCGAGAAGAACCGGAGGACCTACCCGACGGTGAAG atcggTAACTACGTGGGCCACGCCCGGGTGGAGGTCCAGCTGGTGACCCACACCGACCCCCCCCGGGTCCACGCCCACAGCCTGGTGGGACGCCACTGCACGGAGAACGGCACCTGTACGCTGGACGTGGGCCCCAGCGACCTCACTGCCTC cTTCAGTAACCTGGGGATCCTCCATGTGACCAAAAAAGGCGTGGTGGAGGTTCTGAGCAGGAGGTTgagggaagagaagaggagacagaaagGAAGTCACTGCCTCTTGACGG ATTCCGAGGAGAACTCGGCCCTGAAGGAGGCCAAGGAGCTGGGGAAGGTGATGGACCTGAACATCGTCCGGCTGAAGTTCACCGCCTTCCTGCAGGACAGCAACGGCAGCTTCACGCGAGCGCTGAAGCCCGTGGTGTCCAATCCCATCTACGACAGCA AATCGCCCAACGCATCCAACCTGAAGATCTCCCGCCTGGACAAGACGTGTGGCTCGGTGCTCGGAGGAGACGAGATCTTCCTCCTCTGCGACAAAGTCCAGAAAG ACGACATCGAGATCCGATTTtacgaagaggaagaggagggagggtgggAGGCGTTCGGCGACTTCTCGCCCACCGACGTTCACAAACAG tACGCCATTGTGTTCAAGACGCCGCCCTATCACAGCGCAGAGATCGAGCAGCCCGTCACCGTCTTCCTGCagctgaagaggaagaaggcaGGCGACAGCAGCACCCCCAAACAGTTCACCTACATCCCGCAGGTCGAAG ACAaagaggaggtgatgaggaagaagcagaagcCGCTGCCTCACTACGAAccctggagaggaggaagaggaggaggaggaggagcgtttggaggaggaggaggaggaggagctggtggaggagaag GATTCCAGTTCAACCAGCTGATGAACAGAGCGGGGGGCGTGTTCTTCTCAGGAGGCTTCACAGGCTTcagtggagggggaggagcccagatgtcaggctccgcccctcagcagacagacggGCAGACGGCGGGTCTGACCGGCGGGTcggcgctgcagcagcagctgttccACATCG CCGCCGCCGCCCTCCGCAGTCGCTCCTCCCACAGCGCCCGACAGACGGCCGCCGCCCTCCTGCAGTACTGCAGCACCGGCGATGCCCGGGTCCTTCTGGCGGTCCAGAGACACCTGTGTGGCGTCCAGGATGGAAACGGAGACAC TCCTTTGCACCTGGCCATCATCCATCAGCAGACAGGTGTCATCCACCAACTGATCCACACCTTACTGAGCAGCCAGCAGCAAAACATCCTCAACACCGCTAACAACCTCCAACAG ACTCCGCTCCACCTGGCAGTGATCACCCGACAGGTGAAGGTGGTGGAGGTGCTGCTGAGGGCGGGGGCGGACCCCAGTCGGCTGGACAAAGATGGCCGCAGCGCCCTCCACCTGGCGGCGCTGGTGGGCGACAGCGCCACGCTCCGCCCCCTCCTGGCTCACCTGGGAGAACGACACGCCCACCTGGTCAACACCCCGGATTTCCACG GCCTCCATCCGTTACACCTGGCTGTGAGGAGGGACGGCGAGCGCTGTCTCCGCCTCCTGGTGGAGGGCGGAGCCAAAATCAACGCACCTGAGCAGAAGAGCGGAAACACCGCCCTGCACCTGGCGGTCAGAGGAAACCTCTTCAAGGTGGCGTGCACGCTCATCACGGAG CTGAAGGCGGACGTGAACGCCGCCACGTTCGGAGGGAACACGCCTCTTCACCTGGCGGCCAGTCTGGGGTCACCGACTCTCTGCTCCATGCTAGTCGCCGCCG GGGCCGATAAAAACCTGGAGAACGACGAGCCGCTGTTCtttagctcctcctcctctgatgaAGAGcaagagcagccaatcagaacggaGGTCAGAGAGCCCGCCTCTCCACCAATCAACCCACGGAAGAGACCTGCGGGAGGCCACACCCCCCTGGACCTCGCTAAATGCCAGAAG GTGAGGAACCTCTTGACGTCCAGGTCGAGTCGTCATggcaacaagaagaagaagccgaGCAGCGGCAAAG atgttgacGCGTCGGCGCTGGACGAGGACACGCTGTCCCGCCTGGTGGAGCTGCTGAGCGTGGAGGACGTCCCCTGGAGGAAGCTAGCCGACAAGCTAGGCATGACGACGCTAACTCACCTGTACCTGGACAGCCCCACCCCCTgccagcagctgctggagcacTACAAG CTGGGTGGGGGTCCGGTCCAGGGTCTGGCCGACGCCCTCCAGTCTCTGGGTCTGACAGACGGAGTCCGACTCCTGAGAAACACGGAGCCCCGAGACGACAAACACAGCACAG ACGCCACCGTTGACAGCGGCTTCGGCAGCCAGCCAATGGAAGAGGAGCCACCTCTGGCCAATCACTGA
- the nfkb2 gene encoding nuclear factor NF-kappa-B p100 subunit isoform X4, whose product MNEAQFLNDLQVNLMQYDYIPPVDIKSEPYIPETAHGPYIQIIEEPKQRGFRFRYECEGPSHGGLPGASSEKNRRTYPTVKIGNYVGHARVEVQLVTHTDPPRVHAHSLVGRHCTENGTCTLDVGPSDLTASFSNLGILHVTKKGVVEVLSRRLREEKRRQKGSHCLLTDSEENSALKEAKELGKVMDLNIVRLKFTAFLQDSNGSFTRALKPVVSNPIYDSKSPNASNLKISRLDKTCGSVLGGDEIFLLCDKVQKDDIEIRFYEEEEEGGWEAFGDFSPTDVHKQYAIVFKTPPYHSAEIEQPVTVFLQLKRKKAGDSSTPKQFTYIPQVEDKEEVMRKKQKPLPHYEPWRGGRGGGGGAFGGGGGGGAGGGEGFQFNQLMNRAGGVFFSGGFTGFSGGGGAQMSGSAPQQTDGQTAGLTGGSALQQQLFHIAAAALRSRSSHSARQTAAALLQYCSTGDARVLLAVQRHLCGVQDGNGDTPLHLAIIHQQTGVIHQLIHTLLSSQQQNILNTANNLQQTPLHLAVITRQVKVVEVLLRAGADPSRLDKDGRSALHLAALVGDSATLRPLLAHLGERHAHLVNTPDFHGLHPLHLAVRRDGERCLRLLVEGGAKINAPEQKSGNTALHLAVRGNLFKVACTLITELKADVNAATFGGNTPLHLAASLGSPTLCSMLVAAGADKNLENDEPLFFSSSSSDEEQEQPIRTEVREPASPPINPRKRPAGGHTPLDLAKCQKVRNLLTSRSSRHGNKKKKPSSGKDVDASALDEDTLSRLVELLSVEDVPWRKLADKLGMTTLTHLYLDSPTPCQQLLEHYKLGGGPVQGLADALQSLGLTDGVRLLRNTEPRDDKHSTDATVDSGFGSQPMEEEPPLANH is encoded by the exons ATGAACGAAGCTCAGTTCCTGAACGAT CTGCAGGTGAATTTGATGCAATATGACTACATTCCTCCGGTGGACATCAAGTCTGAACCCTACATACctgagacag CTCACGGTCCTTACATCCAGATCATCGAGGAACCCAAACAG AGGGGGTTCCGTTTCCGTTATGAGTGTGAGGGGCCGTCCCACGGGGGGCTCCCAGGGGCCTCCAGCGAGAAGAACCGGAGGACCTACCCGACGGTGAAG atcggTAACTACGTGGGCCACGCCCGGGTGGAGGTCCAGCTGGTGACCCACACCGACCCCCCCCGGGTCCACGCCCACAGCCTGGTGGGACGCCACTGCACGGAGAACGGCACCTGTACGCTGGACGTGGGCCCCAGCGACCTCACTGCCTC cTTCAGTAACCTGGGGATCCTCCATGTGACCAAAAAAGGCGTGGTGGAGGTTCTGAGCAGGAGGTTgagggaagagaagaggagacagaaagGAAGTCACTGCCTCTTGACGG ATTCCGAGGAGAACTCGGCCCTGAAGGAGGCCAAGGAGCTGGGGAAGGTGATGGACCTGAACATCGTCCGGCTGAAGTTCACCGCCTTCCTGCAGGACAGCAACGGCAGCTTCACGCGAGCGCTGAAGCCCGTGGTGTCCAATCCCATCTACGACAGCA AATCGCCCAACGCATCCAACCTGAAGATCTCCCGCCTGGACAAGACGTGTGGCTCGGTGCTCGGAGGAGACGAGATCTTCCTCCTCTGCGACAAAGTCCAGAAAG ACGACATCGAGATCCGATTTtacgaagaggaagaggagggagggtgggAGGCGTTCGGCGACTTCTCGCCCACCGACGTTCACAAACAG tACGCCATTGTGTTCAAGACGCCGCCCTATCACAGCGCAGAGATCGAGCAGCCCGTCACCGTCTTCCTGCagctgaagaggaagaaggcaGGCGACAGCAGCACCCCCAAACAGTTCACCTACATCCCGCAGGTCGAAG ACAaagaggaggtgatgaggaagaagcagaagcCGCTGCCTCACTACGAAccctggagaggaggaagaggaggaggaggaggagcgtttggaggaggaggaggaggaggagctggtggaggagaag GATTCCAGTTCAACCAGCTGATGAACAGAGCGGGGGGCGTGTTCTTCTCAGGAGGCTTCACAGGCTTcagtggagggggaggagcccagatgtcaggctccgcccctcagcagacagacggGCAGACGGCGGGTCTGACCGGCGGGTcggcgctgcagcagcagctgttccACATCG CCGCCGCCGCCCTCCGCAGTCGCTCCTCCCACAGCGCCCGACAGACGGCCGCCGCCCTCCTGCAGTACTGCAGCACCGGCGATGCCCGGGTCCTTCTGGCGGTCCAGAGACACCTGTGTGGCGTCCAGGATGGAAACGGAGACAC TCCTTTGCACCTGGCCATCATCCATCAGCAGACAGGTGTCATCCACCAACTGATCCACACCTTACTGAGCAGCCAGCAGCAAAACATCCTCAACACCGCTAACAACCTCCAACAG ACTCCGCTCCACCTGGCAGTGATCACCCGACAGGTGAAGGTGGTGGAGGTGCTGCTGAGGGCGGGGGCGGACCCCAGTCGGCTGGACAAAGATGGCCGCAGCGCCCTCCACCTGGCGGCGCTGGTGGGCGACAGCGCCACGCTCCGCCCCCTCCTGGCTCACCTGGGAGAACGACACGCCCACCTGGTCAACACCCCGGATTTCCACG GCCTCCATCCGTTACACCTGGCTGTGAGGAGGGACGGCGAGCGCTGTCTCCGCCTCCTGGTGGAGGGCGGAGCCAAAATCAACGCACCTGAGCAGAAGAGCGGAAACACCGCCCTGCACCTGGCGGTCAGAGGAAACCTCTTCAAGGTGGCGTGCACGCTCATCACGGAG CTGAAGGCGGACGTGAACGCCGCCACGTTCGGAGGGAACACGCCTCTTCACCTGGCGGCCAGTCTGGGGTCACCGACTCTCTGCTCCATGCTAGTCGCCGCCG GGGCCGATAAAAACCTGGAGAACGACGAGCCGCTGTTCtttagctcctcctcctctgatgaAGAGcaagagcagccaatcagaacggaGGTCAGAGAGCCCGCCTCTCCACCAATCAACCCACGGAAGAGACCTGCGGGAGGCCACACCCCCCTGGACCTCGCTAAATGCCAGAAG GTGAGGAACCTCTTGACGTCCAGGTCGAGTCGTCATggcaacaagaagaagaagccgaGCAGCGGCAAAG atgttgacGCGTCGGCGCTGGACGAGGACACGCTGTCCCGCCTGGTGGAGCTGCTGAGCGTGGAGGACGTCCCCTGGAGGAAGCTAGCCGACAAGCTAGGCATGACGACGCTAACTCACCTGTACCTGGACAGCCCCACCCCCTgccagcagctgctggagcacTACAAG CTGGGTGGGGGTCCGGTCCAGGGTCTGGCCGACGCCCTCCAGTCTCTGGGTCTGACAGACGGAGTCCGACTCCTGAGAAACACGGAGCCCCGAGACGACAAACACAGCACAG ACGCCACCGTTGACAGCGGCTTCGGCAGCCAGCCAATGGAAGAGGAGCCACCTCTGGCCAATCACTGA